One segment of Carya illinoinensis cultivar Pawnee chromosome 13, C.illinoinensisPawnee_v1, whole genome shotgun sequence DNA contains the following:
- the LOC122292523 gene encoding inner membrane protein PPF-1, chloroplastic-like yields MANTVISSPSFIGPSLPSLSRHGLHTLPHRGRLFSTTTRVKLSFHDIPPIDSVHSPVDLSALLNRAEGLLYTLADAAVAADPASSSTEAAAQKSNGWFGFISDAMEAVLKVLKDGISAVHVPYAYGFAIILLTVIVKIATFPLTKQQVESTLAMQNLQPKIKAIQQRYAGNQERIQLETSRLYKQAGVNPLAGCFPTLATIPVWIGLYQALSNVANEGLLTEGFFWIPSLGGPTSIAARQSGSGISWLFPFVDGHPPLGWNDTAAYLVLPVLLVLSQYISMELMKPPQTDDPSQKNTLLVLKFLPLMIGYFSLSVPSGLSIYWFTNNVLSTAQQVWLRKLGGAKPVVAENAGGIITAGRAKRSASQPVQPGERFRQLKEGENKKKLSKAMPTEDVQNLASTSDSEDDPDEETKDKGEEALEEAHAPSSGKEVPNYPRPRRSKRSKRKRAV; encoded by the exons ATGGCGAATACCGTTATTTCATCCCCATCCTTCATCGGCCCATCCCTTCCGTCCCTCTCTCGCCATGGCCTCCACACCCTCCCTCACCGAGGTCGGCTCTTCTCCACCACCACCAGAGTCAAGCTCAGCTTTCATGACATCCCTCCCATCGATTCCGTCCACTCTCCGGTTGATTTATCCGCTCTCCTTAACAGGGCCGAAGGCCTGCTTTACACCCTGGCGGACGCCGCTGTCGCAGCCGACCCAGCCTCAAGCTCCACTGAGGCGGCCGCGCAGAAAAGTAACGGGTGGTTCGGGTTTATCTCCGATGCCATGGAAGCTGTTCTCAAG GTATTGAAGGATGGAATTAGTGCTGTGCACGTTCCATATGCGTATGGATTTGCAATTATATTGCTTACAGTTATTGTTAAAATTGCCACATTTCCTTTGACAAAGCAACAG GTTGAATCAACACTAGCTATGCAAAACCTTCAACCAAAGATTAAAGCCATTCAACAAAGATATGCTGGTAATCAG GAAAGAATACAACTTGAGACATCAAGGCTATATAAGCAAGCAGGGGTTAATCCTTTGGCAG GTTGTTTCCCCACTTTGGCTACTATACCAGTCTGGATAGGGCTATATCAAGCTCTTTCAAATGTGGCAAATGAG GGACTGTTGACAGAAGGTTTCTTTTGGATTCCCTCTTTGGGTGGCCCAACTTCAATTGCTGCTCGGCAAAGTGGATCTGGCATTTCTTGGCTTTTTCCATTTGTG GATGGCCATCCACCTTTGGGCTGGAATGACACTGCAGCATACCTTGTTTTGCCTGTACTCCTTGTTCTTTCTCAGTATATTTCAATGGAGCTCATGAAGCCTCCCCAG ACTGATGATCCATCTCAAAAGAACACTCTTCTTGTTCTCAAGTTTCTTCCACTCATGATTGGTTACTTCTCCTTGTCTGTCCCATCAGGATTATCCATTTACTG GTTCACAAACAATGTTCTCAGCACTGCTCAACAAGTATGGTTACGCAAATTAGGTGGTGCAAAGCCTGTTGTAGCTGAGAATGCTGGTGGAATCATTACAGCAGGACGTGCAAAACGATCAGCTTCTCAGCCAGTACAGCCTGGCGAGAG GTTTAGGCAGTTaaaagaaggagaaaataagaaaaagttgaGCAAGGCCATGCCTACAGAAGATGTTCAGAATCTGGCTTCGACATCTGATTCTGAGGATGATCCAGATGAAGAGACTAAGGATAAG GGTGAGGAGGCTCTTGAAGAAGCACATGCTCCTAGTAGCGGTAAAGAGGTACCAAATTATCCACGCCCAAGGCGGAGCAAGCGATCAAAGCGGAAACGTGCTGTATAG